The genomic DNA TCAAGTGATTTATAGTTATAACGCTAAAGTAATAGAACAAGCGAAATCAGTAGATGAAATTGAATTGAAATCTCCATTAAAAATTAGTTTTATAGGAAATGTGAGATTTTTAGATGTAAATAAAAAAATTATTAGCGAATTAAAAAATGACTCAAGGTTTTTATTACAATATTTTGGAACTGGATCAGAAGCTTTAGAAGAATATGCAAAAGATAACAACATTAAAAATGTAAGATTTTCAGGTGGTTTTGATATTCATGAAACACCTAAATTTTTGGACGATACAGATATAATTAATAATCTATATGGAAGTAAAGATATAGCGCTTGATACTGCGCTATCTATTAGAATGTATTATTCATTATTCTTGAATAAACCAATCCTCACTTCTAAAGACACATACACTAATCAACAAGCTCAAAATTTTGGTTTAGGAATTCAAATTAATTCGAATGATTTATCAAACCTTGGAGAGCAAATAATTGATTATTATAACACATTAGATAATGCACAGATAAATCAAAAAAGAAAAGAATATATAACAAATGTAATGAAACAAAATACCCTTTTTTATAAGAAGTTAGAAAGTGTATTTAATGAATAAGTTATATAATATATTAATTTCTTTTCTTTTGATTTGTGCAATCATTATTCTAGTTTTCAAAAATGAAATGTTATTAACTATTATGCCATTAAGTTATTTAGTAGCTAAGGTTATTTTATTATTTATATCAAACGTAAATTTAAAATTTACACGTA from Staphylococcus taiwanensis includes the following:
- a CDS encoding capsular biosynthesis protein encodes the protein MKIAILGATNIKHMSLISHYLDNIDMSKNQVDIIYTDKYDIDEKVDGITNYYKYSVDINSNWSFVKKAMNYYAFKPYATKILKENNYDFVIVWGSYTGHLFKNFLIKNYKERFILNIRDYFYENNNFIFARMAQLVNFSYMTTISSDGFLKFLPNSEKYQVIYSYNAKVIEQAKSVDEIELKSPLKISFIGNVRFLDVNKKIISELKNDSRFLLQYFGTGSEALEEYAKDNNIKNVRFSGGFDIHETPKFLDDTDIINNLYGSKDIALDTALSIRMYYSLFLNKPILTSKDTYTNQQAQNFGLGIQINSNDLSNLGEQIIDYYNTLDNAQINQKRKEYITNVMKQNTLFYKKLESVFNE